One genomic window of Polyangiaceae bacterium includes the following:
- a CDS encoding sulfatase: MQLDRSLVLGLPLLAFGCSDPTPAAPAEPAQAPAAEQATAKPTAAVDKTAKHEAAAGKRRWAPGPLNVIMLTIDALRTDMPWNGYSRPIAPNLTKLASRAVVFDDHRSTTSVTAQSLPTVLSGRFTSSLYRSGYFFAGYPDANEFFPELLQAQGVRTMAVQAHMYFDRGKGLNQGFDVWQMVDGITYNEKTDEHVTSEKTAAAMQDLLSKAENTSGQFFAWTHFMDPHHEYVKHAESPDFGSGSRDVYDNEVHYTDHHLGEFLAFAEKQPWWKRTALIITADHGEAFGEHGRNQHAHELYEELVKVPLLVYAPGLDAAHVKGNHTHLDLAPTILELMGKATPSGMQGRSLVPALRGETMPEQAATLELAADNVQAPRRAIVDGRYKLIRFGTKAAQGEKLFDLAEDPGEKRDLSREQPEKAAELSRKLDQRFEAVPTVQPFGGMRLKDGSVANGPQKPSVASL, encoded by the coding sequence GTGCAACTCGATCGCTCTCTGGTTCTAGGCCTTCCCCTGCTCGCCTTCGGCTGTTCGGATCCCACGCCCGCGGCACCGGCGGAGCCCGCACAGGCGCCCGCCGCCGAGCAGGCGACGGCAAAGCCGACAGCTGCTGTCGACAAGACGGCCAAGCACGAAGCCGCGGCTGGGAAACGGCGCTGGGCGCCGGGACCGCTCAACGTGATCATGCTCACCATCGACGCGCTGCGCACGGACATGCCGTGGAACGGCTACTCGCGTCCCATTGCCCCGAACCTGACGAAGCTGGCGAGCCGCGCCGTCGTGTTCGACGACCATCGCTCCACGACCAGCGTCACGGCGCAGAGTCTGCCGACGGTTCTCAGTGGCCGCTTCACTTCGAGCTTGTATCGCAGCGGCTACTTCTTCGCGGGCTATCCCGACGCGAACGAGTTCTTCCCGGAGCTCCTACAGGCTCAGGGCGTTCGCACCATGGCCGTGCAAGCGCACATGTACTTCGACCGCGGCAAGGGGCTGAATCAGGGCTTCGACGTGTGGCAAATGGTCGACGGCATCACCTACAACGAAAAGACCGACGAGCACGTGACCAGCGAGAAGACCGCGGCGGCCATGCAGGACTTGCTGAGCAAGGCCGAGAACACCTCGGGCCAGTTCTTCGCCTGGACGCACTTCATGGACCCCCATCACGAGTACGTGAAGCACGCGGAGAGTCCCGACTTCGGCAGCGGCTCCCGGGACGTGTACGACAACGAGGTGCACTACACGGATCACCATTTGGGCGAGTTCCTCGCCTTTGCGGAAAAGCAACCCTGGTGGAAGCGCACGGCCCTGATCATCACCGCCGATCACGGTGAAGCTTTCGGTGAACACGGACGCAATCAGCACGCCCACGAGCTGTACGAGGAGTTGGTGAAGGTTCCGCTGCTGGTTTACGCTCCGGGCCTGGATGCCGCGCACGTGAAGGGCAACCACACGCACCTCGACCTCGCGCCGACCATCCTGGAGCTGATGGGCAAAGCGACACCCTCGGGCATGCAGGGCCGCAGCCTGGTTCCCGCGCTGCGCGGCGAAACGATGCCGGAGCAAGCCGCGACTCTCGAGCTCGCGGCGGACAACGTACAAGCCCCGCGACGCGCGATCGTCGACGGTCGCTACAAGCTCATCCGCTTCGGTACCAAAGCAGCGCAGGGCGAAAAGCTCTTCGACCTTGCAGAAGACCCGGGCGAGAAGCGCGATCTGTCGCGAGAGCAACCCGAGAAGGCTGCGGAGCTGTCACGCAAGCTCGATCAGCGCTTCGAAGCAGTCCCCACCGTGCAGCCCTTCGGTGGCATGCGACTCAAAGACGGCAGCGTCGCCAACGGCCCGCAAAAGCCCTCCGTCGCTTCGCTCTGA
- a CDS encoding tetratricopeptide repeat protein: MRRWLRGGKVSPVGVGLALALAGCARPGDGTAAEPSAAPSTEQSADAAPQLELKLPQGAEPRAEELAAGCSSKDGEACLKLGVAFSNGQLGLASDETRAADLYERACRVGDARGCNNLAVAFEKGQGRPKDTARACEIYQGNCDGRHALACRNLGRCFRDGMAGVTDAKKAQSAFERARDLSEHDCSEGVAEGCSNLGFMHRSGDEGLPKDEKRAVHYLQRACSLGYRAVCSLAKSP; this comes from the coding sequence ATGCGGCGTTGGCTTCGTGGGGGGAAGGTGTCTCCGGTCGGAGTCGGCCTGGCGTTGGCGCTTGCGGGTTGTGCGCGACCCGGCGACGGAACTGCGGCAGAGCCAAGTGCCGCGCCCTCGACGGAGCAGTCCGCCGACGCGGCTCCGCAGCTCGAACTGAAGCTGCCCCAGGGCGCCGAGCCCAGGGCCGAGGAACTGGCTGCTGGGTGCTCGAGCAAGGACGGTGAAGCTTGCCTGAAGTTGGGCGTCGCATTCTCGAACGGACAGCTCGGGCTCGCATCGGACGAGACGCGCGCCGCCGATCTCTACGAACGAGCGTGCCGGGTTGGAGACGCGCGCGGCTGCAACAACCTGGCTGTCGCTTTCGAGAAGGGACAAGGCCGTCCAAAGGACACGGCACGGGCCTGCGAGATCTATCAAGGGAATTGCGACGGGAGACACGCGCTGGCCTGCCGCAACTTGGGGCGCTGCTTCCGCGACGGAATGGCTGGCGTCACCGATGCCAAGAAGGCGCAGTCGGCCTTCGAGCGGGCGCGCGACCTTTCCGAGCACGACTGTTCAGAGGGCGTGGCCGAAGGGTGCTCGAACCTCGGCTTCATGCATCGCAGCGGCGACGAAGGGCTGCCCAAAGACGAAAAGCGCGCGGTGCACTATCTACAACGCGCGTGTAGCTTGGGTTACCGCGCAGTCTGCTCGTTGGCAAAGAGTCCCTGA
- a CDS encoding error-prone DNA polymerase: MAFAELAARSCFSFLRGASHPEELVERGAELSLSALTLADHMGLYGVVRAHARAEELGVPLIIGAELSLATPGTSPNAAEATSGSLIVLARDHLGYTNLCRLLTRCHADVPKGQGRLEPAWLGEHAEGLTLLLPGPASAAPGERAADDVIASACDAFGDRAFVVAYRHLDGYDAERLRIVEGWSRRYGLTVVASARPRFHDRSRKPLADVLHCIREGTTLDQAGTALSANAEAFLRSEAEMLRLFRDRPAWVGLSAELAAEHHFSLKELRYQFPCQLEPGESADDKLRRLSWQGAARRYPAGVPETVRAQIERELGLIELLQVAPYFLSTWEIVEIARDKRILCQGRGSAANSAVCFVLGITAVDPARSSLLFERFMSPERREPPDIDIDFEHERREEVIQEIYARHGRDRAAMVSEVICYRGKSALREVGKVFGLSLEQIDRLSGTITHWDTAETSDARLAEVGFDPRDARLGQVVRIAQALAGFPRHLSIHVGGFVLSAAPLSAVAPVEPARMEDRTVLPWDKDDIEVLGFFKVDVLGLGMLTAVRKCLELIHEGGGLRLAAINTEGELAASNAESAASGDELARAACADVFDPLEVVTRIPPEDPAVYDLTCRGDTVGVFQIESRAQMAMLPRLRPRRFYDLVIEVAIVRPGPIQGGMVHPYLRRRNGEEAVRSPHPDLWPILERTLGVPLFQEQVMQIAIEGAGYSGGEADQLRRDMAAWKKNGRLLRHKDRLLHGFAKKGISRSFGEALFEQIKGFGDYGFPESHAASFALIVYSSAWQKAHYPAHFVCALINSQPMGFYSKSTLLSDAQRHGVEVRDVCIQTSGWDCTLEPAGPGCRIESDAPGARRAVRLGLRVIKGLSEAKARVIEAERAKGAFSDLGDLMRRTGLRRDELDKLAKAGALEALSAGRRQALWQLRAPRVAGLFHGIEPEEQRVELPPLVRAEQLVLDYGEKGLSVDDHPMRHLRARLHRRGVLSATELSAVPQGRRVETAGLVICRQQPGTASGVVFITLEDETGFANLVLWNRVYQQLRLVARHATLLLARGRIEREPNPDARESTKAQSARALAKGQGRRGVRTTSGAPDAPTPVIHLIVEHLERLDVHRGRHWRMSRDFH; encoded by the coding sequence ATGGCCTTTGCGGAGCTCGCGGCGCGTTCGTGCTTCTCGTTTTTGCGGGGAGCGTCGCATCCCGAGGAGTTGGTGGAGCGCGGGGCCGAGCTGTCGCTGTCGGCGCTGACCCTCGCGGATCACATGGGGCTCTACGGCGTGGTGCGTGCGCATGCGCGGGCCGAGGAGCTCGGCGTGCCGCTCATCATCGGAGCGGAGCTGTCGCTGGCGACGCCGGGCACATCTCCCAATGCTGCGGAGGCCACGAGCGGATCACTGATCGTGCTGGCGCGCGATCACCTGGGCTACACCAACCTGTGTCGGCTACTGACGCGCTGTCATGCGGACGTGCCCAAGGGGCAGGGTCGGCTCGAACCGGCCTGGCTCGGCGAGCACGCCGAAGGGCTGACGCTGCTGCTGCCCGGGCCGGCCAGCGCGGCGCCGGGGGAGCGCGCGGCCGACGACGTCATCGCCAGCGCGTGCGACGCCTTCGGCGATCGCGCCTTCGTCGTCGCCTACCGGCACCTGGACGGTTACGACGCAGAGCGCCTGCGCATCGTCGAGGGTTGGTCGCGTCGCTATGGGTTGACGGTGGTGGCGAGCGCTCGGCCCCGCTTTCACGATCGCAGCCGCAAGCCCCTGGCCGACGTGCTGCACTGCATTCGTGAGGGCACCACTCTCGATCAGGCGGGCACCGCCCTGTCTGCCAATGCCGAGGCGTTCTTGCGTTCCGAGGCTGAGATGTTGCGGCTATTTCGCGATCGACCGGCGTGGGTGGGCCTGAGCGCGGAGCTCGCCGCCGAGCATCACTTTTCCCTGAAGGAGCTGCGCTATCAGTTTCCCTGTCAGCTCGAGCCCGGCGAGAGCGCCGACGACAAGCTGCGGCGCTTGAGCTGGCAGGGCGCGGCGCGGCGCTATCCAGCGGGCGTGCCCGAGACGGTGCGGGCGCAGATCGAGCGGGAGCTCGGCCTGATCGAGCTCCTGCAAGTGGCGCCCTACTTCCTGAGCACCTGGGAGATCGTCGAGATCGCGCGCGACAAGCGCATCCTGTGTCAAGGCCGGGGCAGCGCAGCCAACAGCGCTGTCTGCTTCGTGCTCGGCATCACCGCCGTGGATCCAGCGCGCTCCAGCTTGCTGTTCGAGCGCTTCATGAGTCCCGAGCGGCGCGAGCCGCCGGACATCGACATCGACTTCGAGCACGAACGCCGCGAGGAGGTGATTCAGGAGATCTACGCGCGCCACGGTCGCGATCGGGCGGCGATGGTCAGCGAGGTGATCTGCTACCGCGGCAAGAGCGCCCTGCGCGAAGTGGGCAAGGTGTTCGGGCTGTCGCTGGAGCAGATCGATCGCCTCTCGGGCACCATCACTCACTGGGACACAGCGGAGACGAGCGACGCTCGCCTGGCGGAAGTGGGCTTCGATCCTCGGGATGCGCGCCTGGGGCAGGTCGTGCGCATCGCCCAGGCTTTGGCGGGGTTTCCGCGGCATTTGTCGATTCACGTGGGCGGCTTCGTGCTGAGCGCGGCGCCCCTGAGCGCAGTGGCCCCGGTGGAGCCCGCGCGCATGGAGGACCGCACGGTGCTGCCCTGGGACAAGGACGACATCGAAGTCCTGGGCTTCTTCAAGGTGGACGTGCTGGGGCTCGGCATGCTGACCGCGGTGCGCAAGTGCCTCGAGTTGATCCACGAGGGTGGAGGACTGCGACTTGCGGCGATCAATACGGAGGGCGAGCTTGCAGCCTCGAACGCCGAGAGCGCGGCGAGCGGCGACGAGCTTGCGCGTGCAGCATGTGCGGATGTGTTCGACCCCTTGGAGGTCGTCACGCGCATTCCGCCGGAAGATCCGGCCGTCTACGATCTGACCTGTCGCGGCGACACGGTGGGGGTGTTTCAGATCGAAAGCCGCGCGCAGATGGCGATGCTGCCGCGGCTGCGACCGCGTCGCTTCTACGACTTGGTGATCGAGGTGGCCATCGTGCGGCCCGGGCCGATCCAGGGCGGCATGGTGCACCCCTATCTGCGCCGACGAAACGGCGAGGAAGCCGTGCGCTCGCCGCATCCGGATCTGTGGCCCATTCTGGAGCGCACCCTGGGCGTGCCTCTGTTCCAGGAACAAGTGATGCAGATCGCCATCGAAGGCGCGGGCTATAGCGGCGGCGAGGCTGACCAACTGCGGCGCGACATGGCGGCCTGGAAGAAGAACGGCCGGCTGCTGCGGCACAAGGATCGCCTGCTGCACGGCTTCGCCAAGAAGGGCATTTCACGGAGTTTCGGCGAAGCTCTGTTCGAGCAGATCAAGGGCTTCGGCGACTACGGGTTCCCCGAGTCTCACGCGGCGAGCTTCGCTCTCATCGTCTACAGCTCTGCCTGGCAGAAGGCGCACTACCCGGCGCACTTCGTCTGCGCGCTGATCAACTCGCAGCCCATGGGCTTCTACTCGAAGAGCACCTTGCTCTCGGACGCCCAACGACACGGGGTGGAAGTGCGCGACGTGTGCATCCAAACGAGCGGTTGGGACTGCACCCTGGAGCCCGCCGGCCCAGGCTGTCGCATCGAGAGTGACGCACCGGGCGCGCGACGCGCGGTGCGCCTGGGCTTGCGCGTGATCAAGGGCTTGAGCGAAGCCAAAGCGCGCGTGATCGAGGCCGAGCGCGCGAAGGGAGCATTTTCGGATCTGGGAGATCTGATGCGACGCACCGGGCTTCGACGCGACGAGCTGGACAAGCTGGCCAAGGCTGGCGCGCTGGAAGCGCTGTCGGCGGGACGTCGCCAGGCGCTGTGGCAACTGCGGGCGCCGCGGGTGGCGGGCTTGTTTCACGGCATCGAGCCCGAAGAGCAGCGCGTGGAGTTGCCGCCTTTGGTGCGGGCCGAGCAGCTCGTGCTCGACTACGGAGAAAAGGGCCTGAGCGTGGACGATCACCCCATGCGGCATCTGCGCGCGCGGCTGCACCGTCGTGGCGTGCTCAGCGCGACGGAGCTATCCGCCGTGCCTCAAGGGCGGCGCGTGGAGACCGCGGGCCTCGTGATCTGTCGTCAACAACCCGGGACGGCCAGCGGCGTGGTGTTCATCACCTTGGAGGACGAGACGGGCTTCGCCAACCTGGTGCTGTGGAATCGCGTGTATCAACAGCTGCGGCTCGTCGCACGTCACGCAACCTTGCTGCTCGCGCGCGGTCGCATCGAACGCGAGCCGAATCCCGATGCGCGCGAGTCGACGAAAGCGCAGAGCGCGCGCGCGTTGGCGAAGGGGCAAGGCAGGCGCGGGGTGCGCACGACGTCAGGCGCGCCCGACGCGCCAACACCGGTGATTCACCTGATCGTCGAACATCTCGAACGCTTGGACGTCCACCGCGGTCGTCACTGGCGCATGAGCCGGGACTTTCACTAG